A DNA window from Hevea brasiliensis isolate MT/VB/25A 57/8 chromosome 2, ASM3005281v1, whole genome shotgun sequence contains the following coding sequences:
- the LOC110664028 gene encoding uncharacterized protein LOC110664028: MAMTPQDRSKPLHNFSLPCLKWGHQRVLRCVKVTDDPHLRSSSLIPNGLQPKPTNLDTPKNHKPIPIQENRISPDLRFNGGAKRLKVSPLLEEERGNDDSTKPWNLRTRRAACKAPLRIEEKRNIDSPRKTLDIDSPRRNDSSLVKRQSTEPVKERVKFSVPLSKEEIEQDFMEISRIRPPRRPKKRPRIVQKYLDSIFPGLWLTEVTPDSYEVPEVPES, translated from the exons ATGGCAATGACACCTCAAGATAGATCAAAGCCACTCCACAACTTCTCATTGCCTTGCTTGAAATGGGGTCACCAAAGAGTCCTTAGATGTGTCAAAGTTACAGATGATCCTCATCTTCGATCTTCCTCTTTGATTCCTAATGGATTGCAACCCAAACCCACCAACCTTGACACCCCCAAGAATCACAAACCAATCCCAATCCAAGAGAATCGCATTTCCCCTGATCTTAGATTCAATGGGGGTGCTAAGAGATTGAAAGTCTCTCCTCTTCTTGAAGAAGAGAGGGGCAATGATGATTCTACCAAGCCTTGGAATTTGAGGACCAGAAGGGCGGCATGCAAGGCGCCACTACGGATAGAAGAGAAGAGAAATATTGATTCTCCGAGGAAAACCTTGGATATTGATTCGCCAAGGAGAAATGACAGTTCTTTGGTTAAGAGGCAGAGTACGGAGCCCGTGAAGGAGAGAGTCAAGTTTTCGGTTCCCCTTTCAAAGGAGGAGATTGAGCAAGATTTCATGGAGATTTCTAGGATTAGGCCGCCCAGAAGACCCAAGAAGAGGCCTCGAATTGTGCAGAAGTATTTGGAC TCGATTTTCCCAGGATTGTGGCTAACAGAAGTTACACCAGATTCATACGAGGTTCCAGAAGTACCTGAGTCATGA